CTTGGACCGGAAGCGGATGCTTTTTATTCTGATTGATAATATCGCGCGCTTCCTCGAGTAAATGGCCGTAATTCACTCCGGATGGACAAACCGGCTCGCATGCCCGGCAGCCCAGGCAAAGATTTAGTGACCGCTCCACATCTTCATCCGGTTCGATTAATCCGTCCACTACACCTTTCATTAAGGCGATCCGTCCTCTTGGCGAGTGGGCCTCATCAAAGCCGGATTCAATATAAGTAGGGCAGGAGGGAAGGCAGAAGCCGCATCTCATGCAGTTCAGCAGATCATCTTCATTCATGCGCTGCTTGAACTGATCCTGGATTTTTTCGCGTTCCTGTACCGTTGTCATGATGACACAACCACCCTTTTTCTAGTGTCCTTCGCGAATACTTTTCCCGGATTCATGATGTTAGCAGGATCCAGAGCGTCCTTGACAGCTTTCATGGCCGAAATGCCAGCTGCACCTAATTTTAATTCTAGATACGGTGCCTTCATTTCCCCTACGCCATGCTCCCCGGTAATCGTTCCGCCGAGTTCAATGGCCTTTTCGAAAATAGCGGCAAATGCTTTTTCAACCCGTTCCATTTCGTCATGGTCCCGGGCATCAGTCGCAACGGTTGGATGCAGGTTGCCGTCTCCGGCATGGCCGAATGTACAAATTTGGACATTGAATCTTTCGCCGATTTCGTTAATTGCCGTCACCATCCTGGCAATTTCAGATCTTGGAACCGTAGCGTCTTCTAGAATGGTCGTGGGCTTCAGCCTGGCAAGCGCGGATAATGCAGAGCGCCTCGCTGTTCTTAATGCTTCAGCTTCTTCATTTGTCTTCGCCAGCTGAACAGAAACGGCCTGCTCCTGCTTGCAGATATTCGCCATTTTCAGCATGTCTCCTGAAACGAGATCAGCTGGACCGTCCTGTTCAATGAGCAAGACGGCTTTTACATCGGTCGGCAGTCCAATCCTGGCAAAGTCTTCGACCACTTTGAGTGTTGGCTGATCTAAAAACTCCAATGTAGCCGGAATGATTTTATTGGCGATAATCTTTGAAACCGATCTTGCTGCCGCCTCCAAATCCTGATAAAGAGCGAGCATCGTGCTTTTCGTTTCCGGCATCGGAATCAGCTTAAGTGTTGCTTCCGTCAAAATCCCGAGGGTTCCTTCAGAGCCGACAAATAATCTGGTAAAATCATAGCCTGCCACATCCTTCGCAAGCTTTCCGCCTGTCCGGATGATGTCTCCGTTTGCAAGAACGATCTCCAGTGCCATTACATAATCCCGGGTAACACCGTATTTTAGTCCGCGGAGCCCGCCTGAGTTTTCGTTAATATTACCGCCGATTGTAGATATTTTCATGGAGCTTGGATCGGGAGGATAAAATAATCCTCGCGCCTCGACTTCATTAATAATATCCAGTGTAACTGCGCCTGGCTGAACGGTAACAGTCAGGTTTTCCTCATCGATTTCAAGGATTTTGTTCATATGCTTAAATAATAGGACAATCCCGCCTTCTGTTGGGCAGGTTCCTGCGCATAGGTTTGTTCCGGATCCTCTGGGCACAATCGGGACCTTATAGTGCCCGCAAAGCTTTACTACTTGTGATACTTCTTCAGCACACCTTGGTGAGACGACAGCATCAGGAAGCGCCTGGAAGTTCGGGGTAGCGTCATAGGAATACACAA
The Metabacillus sp. FJAT-52054 genome window above contains:
- the glcD gene encoding glycolate oxidase subunit GlcD gives rise to the protein MLNLEFKEKLIAAVSKSNVEDSKASRLVYSYDATPNFQALPDAVVSPRCAEEVSQVVKLCGHYKVPIVPRGSGTNLCAGTCPTEGGIVLLFKHMNKILEIDEENLTVTVQPGAVTLDIINEVEARGLFYPPDPSSMKISTIGGNINENSGGLRGLKYGVTRDYVMALEIVLANGDIIRTGGKLAKDVAGYDFTRLFVGSEGTLGILTEATLKLIPMPETKSTMLALYQDLEAAARSVSKIIANKIIPATLEFLDQPTLKVVEDFARIGLPTDVKAVLLIEQDGPADLVSGDMLKMANICKQEQAVSVQLAKTNEEAEALRTARRSALSALARLKPTTILEDATVPRSEIARMVTAINEIGERFNVQICTFGHAGDGNLHPTVATDARDHDEMERVEKAFAAIFEKAIELGGTITGEHGVGEMKAPYLELKLGAAGISAMKAVKDALDPANIMNPGKVFAKDTRKRVVVSS